From the genome of Thermogutta terrifontis, one region includes:
- the argJ gene encoding bifunctional glutamate N-acetyltransferase/amino-acid acetyltransferase ArgJ: protein MAVRVPKGYLVAGVHCGLKRDLRKPDLTLIVSETPATAVGVYTQNIVCAAPVQLDRKRTPSTRIRAVVINSGNANACTGERGLRDAEEMARLAAKAVGVEEDQVLVMSTGVIGVYLPMDKIAHGIELAAARLGNDEEALIMAARGMMTTDTVYKLSGRTLSLARREIQITGMVKGAAMMGPNLATMLGVLFTDATLDVDTAQRLLRETVDDTFNCINVDGHTSTNDTVLFLANGAAGGPPLTGDLLEDFQREFHSLCVELARMIPADGEGATHLITIEVTGCRTRQDALQIARAIANSPLVKAAIHGADPNWGRIVSAAGYAGVPFDPNKLTLYLNGFCLYRDGTPVKFDEIEVSNSIRAERETRIELVLQEGNASGRFWTTDLTPEYVRLNAEYRT from the coding sequence ATGGCAGTGCGTGTTCCAAAAGGCTATCTGGTGGCGGGTGTCCACTGTGGACTGAAGCGTGACCTGCGGAAACCGGATCTGACGCTCATTGTTTCCGAGACGCCGGCCACGGCGGTGGGCGTGTATACCCAGAACATCGTCTGCGCCGCCCCAGTGCAGCTTGATCGCAAGCGGACGCCGAGCACACGGATTAGGGCGGTGGTGATCAACTCTGGTAACGCCAACGCCTGCACGGGGGAGCGCGGTCTTCGGGATGCCGAAGAGATGGCCCGCCTCGCCGCCAAGGCCGTCGGGGTCGAAGAAGATCAGGTCCTGGTGATGTCCACGGGTGTGATCGGGGTCTATCTGCCGATGGACAAGATTGCCCACGGCATCGAGCTGGCCGCTGCCCGGCTGGGCAACGATGAGGAAGCCCTCATCATGGCTGCCCGGGGAATGATGACCACCGACACGGTATACAAGCTCTCGGGACGCACGCTCTCCCTCGCCCGACGCGAAATCCAGATTACGGGGATGGTCAAGGGCGCGGCGATGATGGGGCCGAATCTCGCCACCATGCTGGGCGTCCTTTTCACCGACGCAACCCTTGACGTGGACACGGCTCAGCGCCTCCTGCGCGAAACTGTGGACGACACGTTTAACTGCATCAATGTGGACGGTCACACCAGCACCAACGACACGGTGCTCTTTCTGGCCAATGGCGCGGCAGGTGGCCCGCCCCTCACCGGAGATCTCCTGGAAGACTTCCAGCGGGAGTTCCACAGTTTGTGTGTGGAACTGGCCCGCATGATCCCTGCCGACGGAGAAGGGGCGACGCACCTCATCACCATCGAAGTGACTGGTTGTCGCACTCGCCAGGACGCCCTTCAAATTGCCCGGGCCATCGCCAACAGCCCTCTTGTCAAAGCGGCCATCCACGGTGCCGATCCCAATTGGGGACGCATCGTTTCCGCGGCAGGTTACGCGGGAGTGCCCTTCGATCCCAACAAGTTGACCCTCTATCTCAACGGCTTTTGCCTCTATCGCGATGGCACACCCGTCAAGTTTGACGAAATCGAGGTGTCGAACTCCATCCGGGCGGAACGCGAAACACGGATCGAACTTGTGCTCCAGGAAGGCAATGCCTCCGGGCGGTTCTGGACAACCGATCTGACGCCCGAATACGTCCGCCTCAACGCGGAGTATCGCACCTGA
- the argC gene encoding N-acetyl-gamma-glutamyl-phosphate reductase, with protein MAIRVAILGATGYTAVELIKILLRHPEVTITALTSRQEGNAPIASVHPTLVGRISANLENLTPAEVAARAECVFSCLPHCASAEVIPELLKAGCRVVDFSADYRLNSPQVYEEWYGHRHPDPERLGKVPYGLPELFREEIRGASLVANPGCYPTSVILALAPLLKAGLIEPRDIIVDSKSGVSGAGRTPKLTTHFPECNESLSAYNVGRHRHQPEIEQVLGQVAGSTVEVVFTPHLVPMDRGILTTTYSRPTRQVSEDEVLDCLESFYQNEPFVQVVDHLPATKDTAGTNFCHITARIVRDRIVTVSCLDNLVKGASGAAVQNFNLMYGFPETTALL; from the coding sequence ATGGCTATCCGCGTTGCAATTTTGGGAGCCACCGGCTATACAGCAGTCGAACTGATCAAGATTTTGCTCCGGCATCCCGAGGTGACGATCACGGCGTTGACCAGCCGGCAGGAGGGGAACGCCCCCATCGCCAGTGTACATCCCACCCTGGTTGGCCGAATTTCTGCTAACTTGGAGAACCTTACCCCGGCGGAGGTAGCGGCTCGGGCGGAGTGCGTATTCAGTTGCCTTCCCCATTGCGCCAGTGCCGAAGTCATCCCAGAACTGTTAAAGGCCGGCTGCCGGGTGGTGGATTTCAGCGCCGATTATCGGCTGAACTCCCCGCAGGTCTATGAGGAATGGTACGGACACCGGCATCCCGACCCAGAACGCCTGGGGAAGGTCCCCTATGGTCTGCCGGAGCTGTTCCGTGAAGAAATCCGTGGCGCTTCGCTGGTAGCCAATCCGGGCTGTTATCCCACCTCGGTGATTCTCGCTCTGGCACCACTTTTGAAGGCCGGGCTGATCGAACCGCGGGATATCATCGTAGATTCTAAGAGCGGCGTCTCCGGAGCAGGACGCACACCCAAGTTGACGACCCACTTTCCAGAGTGCAACGAGAGCCTCTCGGCCTACAACGTGGGGCGGCATCGCCATCAGCCGGAGATTGAACAGGTTCTCGGTCAGGTGGCGGGGAGCACGGTGGAGGTGGTTTTCACGCCCCATCTTGTTCCGATGGATCGGGGCATTTTGACGACCACCTATTCCCGGCCCACTCGACAGGTATCGGAGGACGAAGTGCTCGATTGTCTGGAAAGTTTTTATCAAAATGAGCCGTTTGTTCAGGTGGTGGATCATCTTCCCGCCACCAAAGATACGGCAGGCACCAATTTTTGCCATATTACCGCCCGCATTGTGCGGGATCGAATCGTGACAGTGAGTTGCCTCGATAACCTCGTGAAAGGGGCTTCCGGAGCCGCGGTCCAGAATTTCAACCTCATGTACGGATTTCCGGAAACGACGGCCCTTTTGTGA
- a CDS encoding 3-keto-disaccharide hydrolase — translation MRALTVWSSAVILLALMGSLSAEEWISGKVWQEPPVVTPGENGSPPSDAIVLFDGKDLSEWEGGENWIVENGYAIAQKNGITSKRKFGDIQLHLEFATPEKIEGSGQGRGNSGVYLMGRYEVQILDSYQNPTYYDGQCGAIYKQHPPLVNASRKPGEWQTYDIIFTAPRFDSDGKLLKPAYVTVIHNGVVVQNHFEIEGATAWDAPPKYTPHGEKEPIHIQFHGNSVKFRNIWVRELQELKCEQRKPENSEKSEKQSENH, via the coding sequence ATGCGTGCTCTCACTGTGTGGAGTTCGGCGGTCATCTTGCTTGCGTTGATGGGCAGCCTTTCTGCTGAGGAATGGATCAGCGGAAAGGTGTGGCAGGAGCCACCTGTCGTCACCCCAGGCGAAAACGGCTCACCGCCGTCCGACGCGATCGTCCTGTTTGATGGAAAAGACCTTTCTGAGTGGGAAGGGGGTGAAAACTGGATTGTCGAGAACGGCTACGCCATCGCACAGAAAAATGGGATTACTTCGAAGAGAAAATTTGGCGATATTCAGCTTCACCTCGAATTTGCAACACCAGAGAAAATTGAAGGTTCAGGTCAGGGCCGGGGCAACAGCGGCGTCTATCTGATGGGACGCTACGAGGTCCAGATTCTCGATTCGTATCAGAACCCCACGTACTATGACGGGCAGTGCGGAGCCATCTACAAACAGCATCCTCCGCTCGTCAACGCTTCCCGAAAGCCGGGCGAATGGCAGACCTACGACATCATTTTCACCGCTCCCCGCTTCGACAGTGACGGCAAGCTTCTGAAACCGGCCTATGTTACGGTCATTCACAACGGAGTGGTTGTGCAAAACCACTTTGAAATCGAAGGTGCCACGGCGTGGGACGCCCCGCCGAAATACACACCCCACGGAGAAAAAGAACCCATCCATATCCAGTTCCACGGCAATTCGGTGAAGTTCCGTAACATCTGGGTGCGGGAACTCCAGGAGCTCAAATGCGAGCAGCGGAAGCCGGAAAACTCGGAGAAGTCCGAGAAGCAGTCGGAAAACCACTGA
- the hemB gene encoding porphobilinogen synthase produces the protein MGATPARRLIIERCRAAGFPTVRMRRLRYHPAIRQLVQTVRLDPGRWILPLFVHARSEHRVPISSMPGHDQLSLDALREEIEEVRRLGLGGVLLFGIPDHKDPLGSDATSEQGIICRAIRVIKEIAPELLVITDECFCEYTSHGHCGALGKAGAHDTVDNDQTLRMLGWQAVAHARAGADMVAPSGMMDGMVGAIRQALDQAGFTHVPIMSYSAKYASAFYGPFREAAESAPQFGDRRSYQMDPAAAAEQALREVELDLAEGADIVMVKPATSYLDIIRLVKERFPGVPVAAYNVSGEYSMVWAAAEKGWLDLQRVALEMLTAIHRAGADIIITYWAKQAVKWLKQ, from the coding sequence ATGGGTGCAACACCGGCGCGCCGGTTGATCATTGAGCGGTGCCGAGCAGCGGGGTTCCCCACCGTGCGGATGCGGAGGCTCCGCTACCACCCGGCGATTCGGCAACTCGTTCAGACCGTTCGGCTTGATCCCGGCCGGTGGATTCTGCCACTATTTGTGCACGCCCGCTCCGAGCACCGTGTACCGATCTCCTCAATGCCCGGCCATGATCAGCTTTCCCTGGATGCCCTTCGCGAAGAAATCGAAGAGGTCCGGCGTCTGGGGCTGGGAGGTGTCCTCCTGTTCGGAATTCCAGATCACAAAGATCCCCTGGGCAGTGACGCAACAAGTGAGCAGGGGATCATCTGTCGCGCGATTCGGGTTATCAAGGAGATAGCGCCGGAACTCCTCGTCATCACGGACGAGTGCTTCTGCGAATACACCAGCCACGGGCACTGCGGTGCGCTGGGAAAAGCCGGTGCACACGACACCGTGGACAACGATCAAACCCTCCGTATGCTTGGCTGGCAGGCTGTGGCCCATGCCCGGGCGGGTGCCGACATGGTGGCCCCCAGCGGCATGATGGACGGCATGGTAGGGGCGATCCGACAGGCCCTCGATCAGGCTGGCTTCACCCATGTGCCGATCATGAGCTATAGCGCGAAGTACGCCAGTGCGTTTTATGGGCCGTTCCGGGAAGCGGCGGAAAGCGCGCCCCAGTTCGGTGATCGCCGAAGCTACCAGATGGATCCCGCCGCGGCTGCCGAGCAGGCCCTCCGCGAAGTGGAACTGGACCTTGCCGAGGGTGCCGACATCGTGATGGTCAAACCGGCCACGTCCTACCTTGATATCATCCGCCTGGTAAAGGAACGATTCCCCGGCGTGCCTGTCGCGGCGTACAACGTCTCCGGGGAATACAGCATGGTATGGGCGGCCGCGGAGAAAGGCTGGCTGGATCTCCAGCGCGTGGCCCTCGAGATGCTCACCGCCATCCACCGCGCCGGGGCCGACATCATCATCACCTACTGGGCCAAACAAGCTGTGAAATGGCTGAAACAGTAG
- a CDS encoding DUF434 domain-containing protein — translation MPDRRQHRGPHPEDHELFAPSQYPRLLTAFGDLCWLLDRGYALPSSLKLVGDRYQLAARQRMALERSACTREELLKRRSRQKEVHSLRGLPLYLDGYNVLTTMEAALGGGVLIRGRDGTLRDMASMHGSYRKVQETVAAIHLIGKGLAELGVSIARWYLDKPVSNSGRLAKLIRELAAEHGWPWQVEIVQSPDYLLMECPDLVATADSVILNYCEGWVNLTDWLVTRYVPTAWVVDFSQMPDDDENKSGQISSADDPLP, via the coding sequence GTGCCTGACCGTCGGCAGCATCGCGGTCCCCATCCCGAAGATCATGAGCTCTTCGCGCCCAGCCAGTATCCCCGGCTTCTGACGGCGTTCGGTGATCTTTGCTGGCTCCTGGATCGTGGTTACGCGTTGCCCTCTTCTCTCAAGCTGGTGGGCGATCGCTACCAACTGGCGGCCCGGCAGAGGATGGCGCTGGAACGCAGCGCATGCACACGGGAGGAACTCCTGAAACGACGCTCTCGGCAGAAGGAGGTGCACAGCCTCCGGGGTCTGCCACTTTATCTGGATGGCTACAACGTGCTCACCACCATGGAGGCGGCACTCGGCGGTGGAGTGCTCATCCGCGGAAGGGACGGCACTCTCCGCGACATGGCCAGCATGCACGGTTCTTACCGGAAGGTCCAGGAAACCGTCGCCGCAATCCACCTGATTGGCAAGGGCCTTGCCGAGCTGGGTGTGTCCATCGCGCGTTGGTATCTCGACAAGCCCGTGTCCAACAGCGGCCGACTGGCCAAACTCATCCGTGAACTGGCAGCGGAGCACGGCTGGCCGTGGCAGGTGGAAATCGTGCAAAGTCCTGATTATCTCCTCATGGAATGTCCGGACCTGGTAGCCACCGCGGACAGCGTCATCCTCAACTACTGCGAGGGGTGGGTCAACCTTACCGACTGGCTGGTGACACGCTACGTCCCGACGGCCTGGGTGGTTGATTTTTCGCAAATGCCGGATGACGATGAGAACAAATCGGGGCAAATATCTTCCGCCGATGATCCATTACCTTGA
- a CDS encoding YbhB/YbcL family Raf kinase inhibitor-like protein produces MKSITLFSRKFLRGSWAFLLMATVTALGCQAEKEGLSSRQFQIVGDKPACCETEAATKSGATSAGATEAESSSESSVAQVTGEEGGKAMAIRITSPAFQSGQPIPKKYTGEGADVSPPLEWSGVPEGTQELALICDDPDAPTPEPWVHWVLYKIPPDVTKLPEDLPKTPKLENPPGALQGKNSWTSGQTIGYRGPMPPPGHGRHRYYFRIYALNTKLNLPPGATKKELMNAMKGHILAEGELMGTYERK; encoded by the coding sequence ATGAAATCAATCACCCTGTTCTCCAGAAAATTCCTGAGGGGAAGCTGGGCGTTTCTGTTGATGGCCACGGTGACCGCCCTGGGCTGCCAGGCTGAAAAAGAGGGCCTCTCGTCTCGGCAATTTCAAATCGTGGGTGACAAGCCCGCCTGCTGCGAGACAGAAGCCGCGACAAAGAGCGGTGCAACGTCCGCTGGGGCAACCGAAGCAGAATCATCGTCGGAGAGTTCCGTTGCTCAGGTAACCGGTGAAGAAGGAGGTAAGGCCATGGCCATCAGAATCACCAGCCCCGCATTTCAGTCGGGGCAACCGATTCCCAAGAAATACACGGGAGAAGGGGCGGATGTCTCGCCGCCACTGGAATGGTCGGGTGTCCCCGAGGGAACCCAGGAACTGGCCCTCATTTGCGACGATCCAGACGCCCCCACGCCGGAACCCTGGGTGCACTGGGTACTTTATAAGATTCCGCCGGATGTAACCAAACTGCCCGAGGATCTGCCCAAAACCCCCAAACTTGAAAATCCACCGGGGGCTCTTCAGGGTAAGAATTCGTGGACGAGTGGTCAGACGATTGGATACCGCGGCCCCATGCCTCCGCCCGGCCATGGCCGCCACCGCTACTACTTCCGCATCTATGCCCTCAACACCAAGCTCAATCTTCCGCCAGGCGCAACAAAGAAAGAGCTGATGAACGCCATGAAAGGCCACATTCTGGCGGAGGGCGAATTGATGGGCACGTATGAGCGGAAATAA
- a CDS encoding RtcB family protein: MSKEGFAGPLERIDETTWRIPPDYKPGMQVEGRIYADERLIEQIRKDQAPEQVANVATLPGIQVASLAMPDIHWGYGFCIGGVAATDPEEGGVISPGGVGYDINCGVRLMRTNLHIDDVRPRLSELMNVLFQRIPAGVGKGGPYLFSGKQMDQLLEEGCRYLKKIGLATEEDLKNTEEGGCMAGADASCVSNEAKKRGSDQCGTLGAGNHFLEVQVVEEIFDPEAARIMGLEPGTICVMIHSGSRGLGYQVCDDALQEMRRCPEKYHIQLPDRQLACAPINSPEGQRYLAGMRAAANYAWANRQLLMWQTREAFSEFFGKPWEELGMDLVYDVAHNIAKMEKHIVDGKEKLVCVHRKGATRAFPPGHPDVPERYRAIGQPVIIPGDMGRESWVLVGQPASMEKTFGTTCHGAGRVLSRNAAIQVARGRQIDKELAAKGIIARAHSRAGLAEEHSDAYKDVSIVVDIVDRAGLAKKVARLRPVGVVKG; the protein is encoded by the coding sequence ATGAGTAAGGAAGGCTTTGCTGGGCCGCTCGAACGTATCGACGAAACCACCTGGCGAATCCCGCCCGATTATAAACCGGGAATGCAGGTCGAAGGCCGAATCTATGCCGACGAACGGCTCATCGAGCAAATCCGCAAGGATCAGGCTCCCGAGCAGGTGGCCAACGTGGCGACCCTGCCCGGCATCCAGGTTGCCAGTCTGGCCATGCCGGACATCCACTGGGGTTACGGTTTTTGCATCGGCGGGGTGGCCGCCACAGATCCGGAGGAAGGTGGTGTCATTTCGCCGGGTGGGGTGGGGTACGACATCAACTGCGGCGTCCGTCTTATGCGGACGAATCTCCATATTGACGATGTTCGCCCCCGACTGTCCGAACTCATGAATGTTCTGTTCCAGCGGATTCCGGCAGGGGTGGGCAAAGGCGGGCCCTATCTTTTTTCCGGAAAGCAGATGGACCAGCTTCTGGAAGAAGGGTGCCGGTATCTCAAAAAGATCGGGCTGGCCACCGAGGAGGACCTCAAGAATACGGAAGAAGGTGGGTGCATGGCGGGAGCCGACGCTTCCTGCGTGAGTAACGAGGCCAAAAAACGTGGCAGCGACCAGTGCGGGACGCTGGGGGCCGGCAACCACTTCCTGGAGGTCCAGGTGGTGGAAGAAATTTTCGATCCCGAAGCCGCTCGCATCATGGGGTTGGAGCCGGGAACCATCTGCGTGATGATCCACTCCGGATCGCGCGGCCTCGGCTATCAGGTGTGTGACGACGCACTCCAGGAAATGCGGCGGTGCCCAGAAAAATACCACATCCAGCTTCCCGACCGGCAGCTCGCTTGTGCCCCTATCAATAGTCCCGAGGGGCAGCGCTATCTGGCGGGGATGCGGGCGGCAGCCAATTACGCCTGGGCCAATCGCCAGCTCCTCATGTGGCAAACGCGAGAGGCCTTCAGTGAATTCTTTGGCAAGCCCTGGGAGGAGCTGGGCATGGACCTCGTGTATGACGTTGCCCATAACATCGCCAAAATGGAAAAGCATATCGTCGATGGCAAGGAAAAACTTGTGTGTGTGCATCGCAAGGGGGCAACGCGGGCGTTCCCGCCAGGGCATCCCGACGTTCCCGAGCGGTATCGCGCAATCGGCCAGCCGGTCATCATCCCGGGGGACATGGGCCGGGAAAGCTGGGTCCTGGTGGGCCAGCCGGCTTCGATGGAGAAAACATTCGGCACCACCTGCCACGGGGCGGGACGCGTGCTCAGCCGCAACGCCGCGATTCAGGTTGCCCGCGGTCGCCAGATCGATAAAGAGCTGGCGGCCAAGGGAATCATCGCCCGGGCGCACAGCCGGGCGGGACTGGCGGAGGAGCACTCCGATGCCTATAAAGATGTCAGCATCGTCGTGGACATCGTGGATCGCGCGGGACTTGCCAAGAAGGTCGCCCGGCTACGTCCTGTCGGCGTGGTCAAGGGATAA
- the queF gene encoding preQ(1) synthase: MAQQAESFRHILETFENQYPDRDYTIEIICPEFTSVCPRTGQPDFGTITITYCPDKLCVELKSLKFYLQAYRNVGIFYEHVTNRILDDLVAVLRPRWMKVVADFRPRGGITTRVSAQYQVETAG; the protein is encoded by the coding sequence GTGGCACAACAAGCGGAATCGTTTCGACATATCTTGGAGACTTTCGAGAATCAGTATCCGGATCGGGACTATACCATTGAGATTATATGCCCGGAGTTCACCTCCGTGTGTCCGCGGACGGGCCAACCCGATTTTGGCACGATCACCATCACGTACTGTCCCGATAAGCTCTGTGTGGAATTAAAAAGCCTGAAGTTTTATCTCCAGGCCTATCGGAATGTGGGCATTTTTTATGAGCACGTCACGAATCGAATTCTCGACGACCTTGTCGCTGTTCTCAGGCCGCGGTGGATGAAGGTTGTGGCCGATTTCCGGCCTCGCGGGGGAATCACGACCCGCGTTTCCGCGCAGTATCAAGTGGAGACAGCGGGCTAG
- the queC gene encoding 7-cyano-7-deazaguanine synthase QueC: MASQASRGAVVLLSGGMDSSTTAAIARHEGFRLFALTIDYGQRHRLELESARKVAQFLNAAEHIVLRVDLTCFGRSALTDTIAVPKDRPVTAGHGEIPVTYVPARNTVFLALALAYAESRGLADIFIGANAVDYSGYPDCRPEFIEAFEHLANLGTKAGVEGRTRFRIHAPLLQMTKAQIIRRGIELGLDYGLTHTCYDPTPDGLACGRCDACQLRKKGFAEAGLQDPIAYVC; encoded by the coding sequence ATGGCCTCGCAAGCAAGTCGCGGTGCGGTGGTACTTCTATCGGGTGGAATGGACTCGTCCACAACGGCTGCTATTGCCAGGCATGAGGGGTTCCGCCTCTTTGCGCTGACCATCGATTATGGGCAGCGGCACCGTTTGGAGCTCGAGTCCGCTCGAAAAGTCGCCCAATTTTTGAACGCGGCGGAGCATATCGTCCTGAGGGTGGACCTGACTTGCTTTGGACGCAGCGCTCTGACGGACACCATCGCGGTGCCCAAGGATCGCCCTGTGACGGCCGGTCACGGGGAGATCCCGGTCACCTACGTCCCTGCGCGGAACACGGTCTTCCTGGCTCTGGCCCTGGCTTATGCGGAAAGCCGAGGGCTGGCCGACATTTTCATCGGCGCGAACGCCGTGGATTACAGCGGGTATCCGGATTGCCGACCGGAGTTCATCGAGGCCTTCGAGCACCTTGCCAACTTGGGAACCAAAGCGGGCGTTGAAGGCCGGACCCGCTTCCGCATCCATGCGCCGCTGTTGCAGATGACAAAGGCCCAGATCATCCGCCGGGGCATCGAACTCGGCCTGGATTACGGCCTCACCCACACGTGCTATGACCCCACTCCGGACGGCCTCGCCTGCGGACGGTGCGATGCCTGCCAGCTCCGCAAAAAAGGATTTGCCGAGGCCGGGCTCCAGGACCCCATCGCCTATGTCTGTTGA
- a CDS encoding 7-carboxy-7-deazaguanine synthase QueE: protein MSVEHPSQIHTPSMAYHPKGHTTGAAEQRLAQPLRIAEIFQSRQGEGFLTGTESVFIRVSGCNLRCRFCDTPYASWEPEGPLLTVEEILRRVENFPARHIVLTGGEPMMFPQVVPLTRHLSDRGYHVTVETAGTVYRPVQCHLMSISPKLSNSTPDRELHPRWWKEHERRRHQPDVIRRLVREYPYQIKFVIDRPEDVDEVERYLRALAEIDRNRVLLMPQGTDQEALGEKMTWLEPICQQHGFRLCPRKHIEWYGPGRGK from the coding sequence ATGTCTGTTGAACATCCGAGCCAGATACATACCCCCAGCATGGCCTACCATCCCAAAGGGCACACAACCGGCGCGGCGGAGCAAAGACTCGCTCAGCCGCTCCGAATCGCCGAAATTTTTCAATCCCGGCAGGGAGAAGGATTTCTCACCGGGACCGAGAGCGTATTCATCCGCGTCTCAGGATGCAACCTCCGGTGCAGGTTCTGTGATACCCCGTACGCAAGCTGGGAACCGGAGGGCCCGCTTCTCACCGTCGAGGAGATCCTCCGTCGTGTGGAAAACTTTCCCGCTCGCCATATCGTGCTGACGGGCGGCGAACCGATGATGTTTCCCCAAGTTGTCCCTCTCACACGGCATCTGTCCGATCGTGGCTACCACGTGACGGTGGAAACGGCGGGCACGGTATATCGGCCGGTCCAGTGCCATCTCATGTCGATCAGCCCCAAACTCAGCAATTCCACGCCCGACAGAGAACTTCATCCGCGGTGGTGGAAAGAGCACGAGCGCCGGCGACACCAACCGGACGTCATTCGGCGGCTTGTCCGCGAATATCCCTACCAGATCAAATTCGTTATCGACCGGCCTGAAGACGTGGACGAGGTAGAACGCTACCTTCGCGCACTGGCCGAAATAGATCGTAACCGAGTGCTCCTGATGCCCCAGGGGACGGATCAGGAGGCGCTCGGCGAGAAAATGACCTGGCTGGAACCAATCTGTCAGCAACATGGGTTCCGGCTCTGTCCACGGAAACACATCGAGTGGTACGGTCCAGGCCGGGGCAAGTAA
- a CDS encoding beta-class carbonic anhydrase — translation MLYQQIDMELAEREAWALRRQKGIPNNRRLFVLACMDERLPVEEALGIRLGDAHVYRNAGGLVTDDVIRSAMLTTNFFGTKEIIVVNHTECGMMTATGEFLTNALREKGIDPDSVAIDPALPELKLPPGVFPKWIRMFSDVDEICLKQVELLRNCPLIPADVQIHGYVWEVESMRLRRPGVRLAEKVNTAKAMGAKG, via the coding sequence ATGCTGTACCAGCAAATCGACATGGAACTGGCGGAACGAGAAGCCTGGGCCCTGCGGCGTCAGAAGGGAATTCCCAACAACCGGCGCCTGTTTGTGCTCGCCTGCATGGACGAGCGGTTGCCAGTCGAGGAGGCCCTGGGCATTCGACTGGGTGATGCCCATGTGTACCGCAACGCGGGAGGTCTCGTGACGGACGACGTTATCCGCTCGGCCATGCTCACCACCAACTTTTTTGGCACCAAGGAGATCATTGTCGTCAATCACACCGAGTGCGGCATGATGACGGCAACCGGCGAATTTCTGACCAATGCCCTCCGTGAAAAGGGTATCGATCCAGACAGCGTGGCGATCGATCCGGCTCTGCCCGAACTCAAGCTGCCGCCGGGGGTGTTCCCTAAATGGATTCGGATGTTTTCCGATGTGGACGAGATTTGCCTCAAACAGGTGGAGTTGCTTCGTAACTGCCCGTTGATCCCGGCCGACGTGCAAATTCACGGCTATGTCTGGGAAGTCGAGTCGATGAGGCTGCGACGCCCCGGCGTGCGCCTGGCAGAGAAAGTCAACACGGCCAAGGCCATGGGCGCAAAAGGCTGA
- a CDS encoding SpoVG family protein: MEITEVRIKLMDEPGERLKAFCSITFDDCFVVRDLKIIEGANGPFVAMPSRKLTARCPNCRTKNHLRAQYCNQCGIRLKEQPIERDEEGRAKLYADIAHPINSQCREMIQARVIAAYEEEKARAKLPGYVSTYEDFDEERTAEAAEPLPKKTPHRKAHSEREQPRGPHKPPEDVTQKERSEPPETAAP; the protein is encoded by the coding sequence GTGGAAATCACCGAGGTACGCATCAAGCTCATGGACGAGCCCGGAGAGCGGCTGAAAGCTTTCTGCTCGATCACCTTCGATGATTGCTTCGTGGTCCGGGACCTGAAGATCATCGAAGGGGCGAACGGGCCGTTCGTCGCCATGCCCAGCCGTAAGCTTACGGCTCGGTGCCCCAATTGCCGCACGAAGAACCACCTTCGGGCTCAATACTGCAACCAGTGTGGCATCCGGCTGAAAGAGCAGCCAATCGAGCGCGACGAGGAAGGTCGGGCGAAACTCTACGCGGATATTGCCCATCCCATCAATTCCCAGTGCCGGGAAATGATCCAGGCCCGCGTCATCGCTGCTTACGAAGAGGAAAAGGCCCGCGCGAAATTGCCGGGCTATGTCTCGACCTATGAAGATTTCGACGAAGAGAGAACCGCCGAGGCGGCTGAACCGCTGCCCAAGAAAACACCGCACCGCAAGGCACATAGCGAGCGCGAGCAGCCACGCGGCCCACATAAGCCCCCTGAGGACGTGACACAAAAAGAACGGTCGGAGCCACCCGAGACAGCAGCTCCGTAG